One genomic window of Mycteria americana isolate JAX WOST 10 ecotype Jacksonville Zoo and Gardens chromosome Z, USCA_MyAme_1.0, whole genome shotgun sequence includes the following:
- the LOC142421692 gene encoding granzyme A-like isoform X2 produces MWPANNLSETWMRVSKSEVRVVLGAHKASIAEKEQQIFKVMQYFPHPQFGGSSKENDIMLLKLNGAAKLDKYVQPLLLPDSCEDITPGTVCKVAGWGATSSGKPSKYLQETTLKIVNRKSCESKYGNYAKITINMLCAIGKTRFSKRDACKGDSGGPLICAGRYSGIVSFGKGCGRRDMPGVYTRLTGKYIDWIKKEISLHRGP; encoded by the exons ATGTGGCCTGCAAACAACCTGTCAGAAACCTGGATGAG AGTAAGCAAATCAGAAGTTAGAGTTGTTCTTGGAGCCCATAAAGCATCCATAGctgaaaaagaacagcagataTTTAAGGTTATGCAGTACTTTCCTCATCCTCAGTTTGGCGGGTCTTCCAAGGAAAATGATATAATGCTTCTCAAG ctgaatggTGCTGCAAAACTGGATAAATATGTGCAACCTTTGCTTCTGCCTGACTCTTGTGAGGATATCACACCTGGCACAGTGTGCAAGGTGGCTGGCTGGGGAGCCACATCTTCAGGAAAACCATCAAAGTATCTTCAGGAAACAACTCTTAAAATTGTTAATAGAAAAAGCTGTGAGAGCAAATATGGAAATTACGCAAAAATAACCATCAACATGTTGTGTGCTATAGGGAAAACAAGATTTTCTAAGAGAGATGCTTGCAAG GGAGATTCAGGTGGGCCGTTAATCTGTGCTGGCCGATACAGTGGGattgtttcttttggaaaaggatGTGGAAGAAGAGACATGCCTGGAGTTTATACACGACTGACTGGAAAATATATTGActggataaaaaaagaaatttcccttCACAGAGGTCCATAA
- the LOC142421692 gene encoding granzyme A-like isoform X1, whose product MAAIQTKNLTVCGGALVAKQWVLTAAHCKVSKSEVRVVLGAHKASIAEKEQQIFKVMQYFPHPQFGGSSKENDIMLLKLNGAAKLDKYVQPLLLPDSCEDITPGTVCKVAGWGATSSGKPSKYLQETTLKIVNRKSCESKYGNYAKITINMLCAIGKTRFSKRDACKGDSGGPLICAGRYSGIVSFGKGCGRRDMPGVYTRLTGKYIDWIKKEISLHRGP is encoded by the exons ATGGCTGCTATCCAGACAAAGAATTTAACTGTGTGTGGAGGAGCTCTTGTGGCAAAGCAATGGGTTTTGACAGCAGCGCATTGTAA AGTAAGCAAATCAGAAGTTAGAGTTGTTCTTGGAGCCCATAAAGCATCCATAGctgaaaaagaacagcagataTTTAAGGTTATGCAGTACTTTCCTCATCCTCAGTTTGGCGGGTCTTCCAAGGAAAATGATATAATGCTTCTCAAG ctgaatggTGCTGCAAAACTGGATAAATATGTGCAACCTTTGCTTCTGCCTGACTCTTGTGAGGATATCACACCTGGCACAGTGTGCAAGGTGGCTGGCTGGGGAGCCACATCTTCAGGAAAACCATCAAAGTATCTTCAGGAAACAACTCTTAAAATTGTTAATAGAAAAAGCTGTGAGAGCAAATATGGAAATTACGCAAAAATAACCATCAACATGTTGTGTGCTATAGGGAAAACAAGATTTTCTAAGAGAGATGCTTGCAAG GGAGATTCAGGTGGGCCGTTAATCTGTGCTGGCCGATACAGTGGGattgtttcttttggaaaaggatGTGGAAGAAGAGACATGCCTGGAGTTTATACACGACTGACTGGAAAATATATTGActggataaaaaaagaaatttcccttCACAGAGGTCCATAA
- the LOC142421691 gene encoding granzyme A-like gives MGAFLTLSTSAAVILLVIHGGLCVDIIGGDEVAPHSRPFMALINGANGKPICGGALIKENWVLTAAHCNVERGKVILGAHSQRAKEREKQVFQIAKQIRYPCYYSGSKENDIMLLQLQKRARLNKAVQLIPLPTSDDDPKPGTTCTVAGWGQTHNRLRKFSDTLREVNITVISRQICNNNNHYKSNPVITENMICAGAKNGGKDSCSGDSGGPLRCNNVMRGITAFGKANKCGAVDGPGVYTRLTKQYLQWIRKTIGGA, from the exons ATGGGAGCTTTCCTCACTTtgtccacctctgctgctgtcatTCTCCTGGTAATTCATGGAG gtttgtGTGTGGATATCATTGGAGGAGATGAAGTAGCACCACACTCGAGACCATTTATGGCCCTAATCAACGGAGCAAATGGAAAACCTATTTGTGGAGGAGCTTTGATCAAGGAGAACTGGGTGTTAACAGCTGCCCACTGTAATGT GGAAAGAGGCAAAGTTATTCTTGGAGCTCATTCacagagagcaaaagaaagagaaaaacaggttTTTCAGATTGCAAAACAAATTCGCTATCCATGCTACTATTCCGGTTCTAAGGAAAATGACATTATGCTGCTGCAG CTTCAGAAAAGAGCAAGACTTAATAAAGCTGTGCAACTCATTCCCCTGCCTACCTCAGATGATGATCCCAAACCAGGAACAACTTGCACAGTAGCAGGATGGGGACAAACTCACAATCGTCTGAGAAAGTTTTCTGATACCCTGAGGGAGGTCAATATCACCGTCATCAGCAGGCAAATCTGCAACAACAACAATCATTATAAAAGCAACCCTGTTATAACAGAGAACATGATATGTGCAGGGGCTAAGAATGGAGGAAAGGACTCATGTTCT gGAGATTCTGGCGGACCTTTAAGATGCAATAATGTGATGAGAGGCATCACTGCTTTCGGGAAGGCAAACAAGTGTGGTGCTGTTGATGGCCCTGGCGTCTACACTCGACTCACAAAGCAATACCTGCAGTGGATAAGGAAAACCATAGGGGGAGCCTAA